A DNA window from Candidatus Sulfidibacterium hydrothermale contains the following coding sequences:
- the gyrA gene encoding DNA gyrase subunit A, with product MKSAYIDYSMSVIVARALPDVRDGMKPVHRRVLFGMYELGVFSNRPYKKSARIVGEVLGKFHPHGDSSVYDTMVRMAQEWSLRYPLVDGQGNFGSVDGDSPAAMRYTEARLAKIAEEMLTDLDKETVDMQLNFDDTIYEPVVLPAMVPNLLVNGASGIAVGMATNMAPHNLSEIVDGIIAYIDNNDISISELMNYIKAPDFPTGGIIYGYEGVKSAFETGRGRIVIRGKVTVEETPSGRERIIVTELPYQVNKADMIKKTADLVNEKKLDGIADINDESDRNGMRIVYDLKRDAMASIVINKLYKMTALQSSFSVNNIALVNGRPEALNLKGLIKHYVNHRHEVVIRRTEYNLREAEKKAHILEGLIIALDHIDEVIALIRASKTPDDARKGLVERFELSEIQAKAILDMRLQKLTGLERDKLKTDYEELMKRIGELKEILANVELRMGIIKDELRRIKEKYGDERCSEIVYTAEDIRMEDVIPDEPVVITISHLGYIKRTPLTEYRVQNRGGRGSRGSTTRDEDFLEHLFVATNHNYMLFFTEQGKVYWLRVFEIPEGSKTSKGRAIQNIIQLSPDDSVKAYINVKTLKDEEYINNNYIILATKHGTIKKTSLEAYSRPRTNGINAITIHEGDELIAARLTNGNSEVLLALKSGRAIRFNENTVRAMGRTAAGVRGIKLASDKDEVIGMICVEDDSYDILVVSEKGYGKRSKLEDYRVTNRGGKGVKTINITEKTGNLIAIKNVRDEDDLMIINKSGIVIRIPVADLRVMGRATQGVRLINLKDDDEIAAVAKVEAFDELNDTEEENPENLPDENGDNSEKADTEEKDS from the coding sequence ATGAAGTCAGCCTACATCGATTATTCGATGTCGGTAATTGTGGCCAGGGCTTTACCTGATGTTCGTGACGGCATGAAGCCGGTACATCGCCGCGTTTTGTTCGGGATGTACGAACTGGGCGTTTTTTCCAACCGTCCGTATAAAAAATCGGCCAGAATAGTAGGGGAGGTTTTGGGTAAATTCCACCCGCATGGCGACAGTTCGGTGTATGATACCATGGTTCGTATGGCCCAGGAGTGGTCGTTGCGTTACCCGTTGGTTGACGGACAGGGAAACTTTGGATCTGTTGATGGCGATAGCCCGGCAGCCATGCGTTATACTGAAGCCCGGCTGGCAAAGATTGCTGAAGAGATGCTGACCGACCTGGACAAGGAAACGGTGGACATGCAGCTTAACTTTGACGATACCATTTACGAACCGGTAGTGCTGCCGGCCATGGTTCCTAACCTTTTGGTAAACGGTGCCTCCGGTATTGCTGTGGGAATGGCCACCAATATGGCACCGCACAATCTTTCGGAAATTGTAGACGGTATTATCGCTTATATTGATAACAACGATATATCCATCAGTGAATTAATGAACTATATCAAAGCACCGGATTTCCCTACCGGCGGTATTATTTACGGTTACGAAGGGGTAAAAAGTGCTTTTGAAACCGGTCGTGGCCGGATTGTGATTCGCGGGAAGGTGACGGTTGAAGAAACCCCCTCGGGCCGTGAACGGATTATCGTTACCGAATTGCCTTATCAGGTGAATAAGGCCGATATGATCAAAAAAACAGCCGACCTGGTCAATGAGAAAAAACTGGATGGCATTGCCGATATCAATGACGAATCGGACCGGAACGGAATGCGTATTGTTTACGACCTGAAAAGAGATGCCATGGCCAGCATCGTCATCAACAAACTGTACAAGATGACGGCGTTGCAAAGCTCGTTTAGCGTGAATAACATTGCGTTGGTTAACGGCCGTCCGGAAGCATTAAACCTGAAAGGACTGATTAAACATTACGTGAATCATCGCCATGAAGTGGTGATTCGTCGTACCGAATATAATTTAAGGGAAGCGGAGAAAAAGGCGCATATCCTGGAAGGATTAATCATCGCACTGGATCATATTGACGAAGTGATTGCTCTGATCCGGGCTTCCAAAACGCCGGATGATGCCCGAAAAGGTTTGGTTGAACGTTTCGAATTGTCTGAAATTCAGGCAAAAGCCATTCTGGATATGCGTTTGCAAAAACTCACTGGACTGGAAAGAGACAAACTGAAAACCGACTATGAAGAGTTGATGAAACGCATTGGTGAGCTGAAAGAAATTCTGGCCAATGTTGAGTTGCGGATGGGAATCATTAAAGATGAACTTCGCCGGATCAAAGAAAAATATGGTGACGAAAGGTGTTCCGAAATTGTTTATACTGCCGAAGATATCCGTATGGAAGATGTTATTCCGGATGAACCGGTGGTGATTACCATTTCGCATCTCGGGTACATTAAACGTACGCCTTTGACAGAATATCGTGTGCAAAACCGGGGTGGACGTGGTTCACGCGGTAGCACTACACGTGATGAAGATTTTCTGGAACATCTCTTTGTGGCCACGAATCATAACTATATGCTCTTTTTCACTGAACAGGGAAAAGTTTACTGGCTCAGAGTATTTGAAATTCCGGAAGGCTCTAAAACATCCAAGGGAAGAGCTATTCAGAATATCATTCAATTGAGTCCGGATGATTCAGTGAAGGCTTATATTAATGTGAAAACACTCAAAGACGAAGAGTATATTAACAACAATTATATCATCTTGGCAACCAAACACGGTACGATCAAAAAAACATCGTTGGAAGCTTATTCGCGTCCGCGTACCAATGGAATCAATGCCATTACCATTCATGAAGGGGATGAGCTGATTGCCGCCCGGCTGACCAATGGAAACAGCGAAGTTTTGCTGGCCTTGAAGTCGGGGAGGGCCATCCGCTTTAACGAAAATACGGTACGGGCCATGGGCAGAACGGCTGCCGGAGTACGCGGTATAAAGCTGGCTTCGGATAAAGACGAAGTTATCGGGATGATTTGTGTGGAAGATGATTCGTACGATATTTTGGTGGTCTCAGAAAAAGGTTACGGAAAACGTTCGAAGTTAGAAGATTATCGCGTAACCAACCGGGGAGGAAAAGGAGTGAAGACCATCAATATTACCGAGAAAACAGGAAACCTTATTGCCATTAAAAATGTGAGAGACGAGGACGATCTGATGATTATTAATAAATCGGGGATCGTGATTCGTATTCCGGTGGCTGATCTCCGGGTGATGGGTCGGGCTACACAAGGTGTTCGCTTGATCAACCTGAAAGACGATGATGAAATTGCCGCCGTGGCTAAAGTGGAAGCTTTTGATGAATTAAACGATACTGAAGAAGAAAATCCGGAAAATCTGCCGGATGAGAATGGCGACAATTCGGAAAAAGCAGATACAGAGGAAAAAGATTCTTAA
- a CDS encoding acyl-CoA dehydrogenase family protein, whose protein sequence is MKGGEYLVKNVLPEDIFIPEEFDEEQLMIAQTCEDFIETEVAPHFDALDEHEEGLMPSLLKKAGEMGLLGIAIPEEYGGFGQNFLTNMKANESIGSAYSFSVAFMAHTGIGTLPLLYYGNEEQKEKYLPRLATGEWLAAYCLTEPGAGSDANAGKTKAVLSEDGKHYILNGQKMWITNGGFADLLTVFAKIDNDRVLSAFLVESSTEGITMNPEENKMGIKGSSTRQIFFNDVKVPVENLLGRRGEGYRIALNILHIGRIKLGATVVGGMRRAINYSVTYAGERKQFGSALAEFGAIKHKLAEQVIRTFSTESAVYRASKDIQDEIERLKAEGKNYGEANIGAVSEFEPECALLKVYGSESLDYIVDELVQIYGGMGFSAEAPADRSYRDSRINRIFEGTNEINRLIVADAQLKRGLRHKIQLMEKADELLKKMDEIEPVNPQNKSYYALHHAYVEQLKKTILLLYPVLNEKFKKKLVFEEEIMINIANMSMYLYVLESTLLRVEKLEKNGLKTDISVYHDILDVLMQDVMYHFKKETTEAVSAFLEGEEKQKMLETMQKLTAFEPLNTKEARRRIANKLIEDERYKF, encoded by the coding sequence ATGAAAGGTGGAGAATATCTCGTTAAAAATGTTCTTCCGGAGGATATTTTTATTCCCGAAGAATTTGACGAGGAGCAATTAATGATTGCCCAAACCTGCGAGGATTTTATTGAAACCGAAGTTGCCCCGCATTTTGACGCTTTAGACGAACACGAAGAAGGGCTTATGCCTTCGCTGCTTAAAAAAGCAGGCGAAATGGGCCTGCTCGGCATTGCCATCCCGGAAGAATACGGGGGATTCGGACAAAACTTCCTAACCAATATGAAAGCCAACGAATCGATCGGTTCGGCTTATTCTTTTTCGGTTGCTTTTATGGCACATACCGGTATCGGCACGTTGCCGCTGTTGTATTATGGCAACGAGGAGCAAAAAGAAAAGTATCTTCCCCGACTGGCTACAGGCGAATGGCTGGCCGCTTATTGTTTGACTGAACCGGGTGCCGGATCGGATGCCAACGCCGGTAAAACCAAAGCGGTTTTATCCGAAGACGGAAAACACTATATCCTGAACGGCCAAAAAATGTGGATTACCAACGGCGGATTTGCTGATTTGTTAACCGTTTTTGCCAAAATTGATAACGACCGGGTACTGAGTGCTTTTTTGGTTGAATCATCGACCGAAGGCATTACCATGAACCCGGAAGAAAACAAGATGGGAATCAAGGGTTCTTCCACCCGGCAAATCTTTTTCAATGATGTAAAGGTACCGGTAGAAAATCTGCTGGGACGCCGTGGTGAGGGCTACCGCATTGCCCTGAACATTCTTCATATCGGGCGTATCAAACTGGGAGCCACCGTGGTAGGCGGCATGCGCCGTGCTATTAATTATTCCGTAACCTACGCTGGCGAACGAAAACAATTTGGTTCAGCACTGGCTGAATTTGGCGCCATCAAACACAAACTGGCCGAACAGGTTATCCGGACTTTTTCTACCGAATCAGCAGTATACCGTGCCAGCAAAGATATTCAGGATGAAATAGAGCGCTTAAAAGCTGAAGGGAAAAATTATGGAGAAGCCAATATTGGTGCGGTATCTGAATTTGAACCTGAATGTGCTTTATTAAAGGTATATGGCTCCGAATCACTGGATTATATTGTAGATGAGCTGGTGCAAATATATGGCGGAATGGGTTTCTCGGCAGAAGCTCCGGCTGACCGCTCTTACCGCGACTCGCGCATCAACCGGATTTTTGAAGGAACCAACGAAATTAACCGGCTGATCGTGGCTGATGCCCAACTGAAACGCGGTTTGCGTCATAAAATCCAGTTAATGGAGAAAGCCGACGAATTGCTGAAAAAAATGGATGAAATTGAGCCGGTGAATCCACAAAACAAATCGTATTATGCTTTACATCATGCCTATGTGGAACAGTTGAAAAAAACGATTCTTCTCCTCTACCCTGTTCTAAACGAAAAATTCAAAAAGAAACTGGTTTTTGAAGAGGAGATTATGATTAACATCGCCAACATGTCGATGTATTTGTATGTGCTGGAATCCACACTCCTGCGGGTTGAAAAGCTGGAAAAGAACGGACTGAAAACAGACATCTCTGTTTATCACGATATTCTGGATGTGCTTATGCAGGATGTGATGTATCATTTTAAAAAAGAAACGACCGAAGCGGTAAGTGCTTTTCTGGAAGGAGAAGAAAAACAGAAAATGTTAGAAACCATGCAAAAGCTAACTGCTTTTGAACCGCTTAATACCAAAGAAGCACGCCGGCGTATTGCCAACAAACTGATTGAAGATGAACGGTATAAGTTTTAA
- a CDS encoding ATP-dependent Clp protease ATP-binding subunit, which translates to MDTKFSKRMKDVMSYSREEAVRLGNNYIGLEHFLLGILRDGEGLAVKMLRMLGVDLKKLKAEIENAIKTPNSTPVEMENIPVVKQAEKALKITYLEAKVFHSEEIGTEHLLLAILKDENNLVTHKLALEGVDYQSIKDELGQMLKQERNKSYPESYPDVRSETGSELSGPEKSPFGEGPKKTGETKSKTPVLDNFGIDLTKAADEGRLDPIVGRDKELERIAQVLSRRKKNNPILIGEPGVGKSAIAEGLALRIVQRKVSRALFNKRIVTLDLASLVAGTKYRGQFEERMKAVLNELTKNPDIILFIDEIHTIVGAGNASGSLDASNMFKPALARGELQCIGATTLDEYRQYIEKDGALERRFQKVLVDPTTPEETLHILENIKEKYEDHHLVKYTDEALRACVNLTNRYISDRYLPDKAIDALDEAGARVHISNIHVPAEIINLEKAIEEIRQKKIQSINQQKFEEAAQFRDIERRYSEELVRAKKRWEEDAQLHREIVDEEKVAEVVAMMTGIPVTNIAQSESQRLINMEPELQKEVIGQSDAIKKVVKAIRRNRAGLKDPNKPIGSFIFLGPTGVGKTYLAKMLAKYMFDSEDALIRIDMSEYMEKFAVSRLVGAPPGYVGYEEGGQLTEKVRRKPYSIVLLDEIEKAHPDVFHLLLQVLDDGVLTDSLGRKVDFKNTIIIMTSNIGSRQLKDFGQGVGFSTAAKKQSRASHAHGVIENALKRSFAPEFLNRIDDVVIFESLDKEDIYKIIDIELSKLYGRIQDMGYKIKVTPRAKDFIIEKGWDEQFGARPLKRAIQKYVEDPLAEEIIKSTLKEGDIITVDHNAKKDEIKVKIAPPRKKTKTAKTENKKEE; encoded by the coding sequence ATGGATACAAAATTTTCAAAAAGAATGAAAGATGTCATGTCGTACAGCCGCGAAGAAGCTGTGCGACTGGGCAATAATTATATTGGGCTGGAACATTTTCTGCTGGGAATTCTTCGTGATGGAGAAGGTTTAGCCGTAAAAATGTTACGTATGCTGGGAGTAGATCTGAAAAAGCTAAAAGCAGAAATAGAGAATGCGATTAAGACGCCTAACAGTACGCCGGTGGAAATGGAAAACATTCCGGTGGTGAAACAAGCGGAGAAAGCACTAAAAATAACCTATCTCGAAGCCAAAGTTTTTCATAGTGAGGAAATTGGTACAGAACATCTGTTACTGGCCATTTTGAAGGATGAAAATAATTTGGTTACTCACAAATTAGCCCTTGAGGGGGTTGATTATCAATCAATAAAAGATGAATTGGGACAAATGTTGAAACAAGAAAGAAATAAAAGCTATCCGGAAAGTTATCCGGATGTCCGCAGCGAAACCGGCAGTGAACTTTCCGGTCCGGAAAAATCGCCCTTTGGCGAAGGTCCTAAAAAAACAGGCGAAACGAAATCGAAAACGCCGGTTTTAGACAATTTCGGCATCGACCTGACCAAAGCTGCCGATGAAGGCCGCTTGGATCCTATCGTGGGACGCGATAAAGAACTGGAAAGAATTGCCCAGGTTTTAAGCCGCCGCAAAAAAAACAACCCGATTCTGATCGGAGAACCAGGAGTAGGTAAATCAGCTATTGCTGAAGGGCTTGCCTTACGCATCGTTCAAAGGAAAGTATCCCGGGCACTCTTTAACAAACGGATTGTGACACTCGATTTAGCTTCGCTGGTTGCCGGCACAAAGTACCGTGGCCAGTTTGAAGAAAGAATGAAAGCGGTTTTAAATGAATTGACCAAAAATCCCGATATCATTCTTTTTATTGATGAAATTCACACCATTGTGGGGGCCGGAAATGCTTCCGGTTCGCTGGATGCATCCAACATGTTCAAACCGGCCCTGGCCCGCGGCGAGCTTCAATGTATTGGCGCAACAACATTAGACGAATACCGGCAATACATCGAAAAAGACGGCGCATTAGAACGGCGGTTCCAAAAAGTACTGGTCGATCCTACCACGCCGGAAGAAACACTTCATATCCTTGAAAACATCAAAGAAAAATATGAAGATCATCATCTTGTAAAATACACCGATGAGGCATTGAGAGCCTGCGTAAATCTTACAAACCGTTATATTTCAGACCGCTACCTGCCAGACAAGGCTATTGATGCTTTAGATGAAGCCGGAGCCCGTGTGCATATCAGCAATATTCATGTGCCGGCAGAAATCATCAATCTTGAAAAAGCCATCGAAGAAATCAGGCAGAAAAAAATACAATCCATCAATCAGCAAAAATTTGAAGAAGCAGCACAATTCAGAGATATTGAACGAAGATACAGCGAAGAACTGGTAAGAGCCAAAAAACGCTGGGAAGAAGATGCTCAGCTGCATCGCGAGATTGTGGATGAAGAAAAAGTAGCCGAAGTGGTGGCCATGATGACCGGAATACCAGTTACCAATATTGCACAAAGCGAAAGCCAACGGCTGATCAATATGGAACCGGAACTCCAAAAAGAGGTCATTGGCCAATCGGATGCCATTAAGAAAGTGGTAAAAGCTATTCGCCGGAACCGTGCCGGACTGAAAGACCCGAATAAACCCATCGGTTCATTTATCTTTCTCGGTCCCACCGGTGTGGGGAAAACCTATCTGGCCAAAATGCTGGCTAAGTATATGTTCGACTCTGAAGATGCCCTGATCCGGATTGACATGAGCGAATACATGGAAAAATTTGCGGTTTCGCGTCTTGTAGGAGCGCCTCCCGGCTATGTAGGTTACGAAGAAGGAGGACAGCTTACGGAAAAAGTACGCCGCAAACCCTATTCTATCGTCTTGCTTGATGAAATTGAAAAAGCACATCCGGATGTTTTCCATCTGTTGTTGCAGGTATTGGATGACGGTGTACTTACCGACAGTCTTGGCCGGAAAGTGGACTTTAAAAATACCATTATCATCATGACCTCTAACATCGGCTCACGACAATTAAAAGATTTTGGCCAGGGAGTAGGATTCTCAACAGCAGCCAAAAAACAAAGCCGTGCCAGCCATGCTCACGGAGTCATCGAAAATGCGTTGAAACGTTCGTTTGCCCCGGAATTTCTGAACCGTATTGATGATGTCGTGATCTTCGAATCATTAGATAAAGAAGACATTTACAAAATCATCGATATTGAATTGTCGAAACTTTACGGTCGTATTCAGGATATGGGATACAAAATAAAAGTAACCCCCCGGGCTAAAGATTTCATTATCGAAAAAGGATGGGATGAGCAATTTGGTGCCCGGCCGCTGAAAAGAGCCATTCAGAAATATGTGGAAGATCCGCTGGCTGAAGAGATTATCAAAAGTACCCTGAAGGAAGGCGACATCATCACAGTGGATCATAATGCGAAAAAAGATGAAATCAAAGTAAAGATTGCGCCACCACGGAAAAAAACGAAAACAGCAAAAACTGAAAATAAAAAAGAAGAATAA
- the argH gene encoding argininosuccinate lyase: protein MKLWDKGYTTAEKVEKFTVGNDRILDLKLAKYDVEASRAHAEMLEKTGLLTKDELQALQKGLDAIAQSIENGTFTIEENFEDVHSKIEFELTRTAGEAGKKIHTARSRNDQVLVALQLYLKDEITTIKEAVRQLFHQLIALSEKNKAVLLPGYTHTQIAMPSSFGMWFAAYAEILIDDILLFNAAYAVADQNPLGSAAGYGSSFPVNRRETTQKLGFNTLKYNSIAAQLSRGKVEKTTAYALASLSGTLSKMASDMILFLSGNFNFIHFPKELTTGSSIMPHKQNPDVLELIRAKSNKLQNLPAEIILIVNNLISGYHRDFQLLKESIVQGIDQVKENLEMFSFMLEHIEVNQHILDDEKYKFLYTVESVNKLVQQGKSFREAYQIVGKKVLDGSYIPDRDIHHTHEGSIGNLCNNEIVKKFNRFYSLP from the coding sequence ATGAAACTTTGGGATAAAGGATATACTACCGCCGAAAAAGTAGAAAAGTTTACCGTAGGAAATGATCGTATATTGGACCTGAAACTGGCAAAATATGATGTAGAAGCCAGTCGGGCACATGCTGAAATGTTGGAGAAAACCGGTTTACTGACAAAAGATGAACTACAAGCGCTGCAAAAAGGGCTCGATGCAATAGCACAATCCATCGAAAACGGCACATTTACCATAGAAGAAAATTTTGAGGATGTACACAGTAAGATTGAATTTGAGCTGACCCGAACAGCAGGGGAGGCCGGAAAAAAAATTCACACAGCCCGCTCGCGCAACGACCAGGTGCTTGTAGCGCTTCAACTATACCTGAAGGATGAAATAACCACGATCAAAGAAGCCGTTCGGCAACTTTTTCATCAGCTCATAGCGCTTAGCGAAAAAAACAAGGCCGTTTTACTGCCCGGTTATACGCATACCCAAATCGCCATGCCATCGTCGTTTGGAATGTGGTTTGCCGCTTATGCCGAAATACTGATTGATGATATTCTTCTGTTCAATGCCGCTTATGCTGTCGCCGATCAGAATCCGCTGGGATCTGCTGCCGGCTACGGGAGCAGTTTTCCTGTAAACCGGAGAGAAACCACACAAAAATTAGGATTTAACACACTAAAATACAACTCAATAGCGGCTCAGTTAAGCCGCGGAAAAGTAGAAAAAACAACCGCATATGCTTTAGCCTCATTGTCCGGAACCTTATCCAAAATGGCTTCCGACATGATCCTTTTCCTGAGCGGAAACTTCAATTTTATCCATTTTCCCAAAGAACTGACTACCGGCTCCAGCATCATGCCACACAAACAAAACCCGGATGTATTGGAACTGATCCGGGCAAAAAGCAATAAACTGCAAAATCTACCGGCTGAAATCATACTGATTGTCAACAATTTGATTAGCGGATACCACCGCGATTTCCAACTATTAAAAGAAAGCATCGTACAAGGAATCGACCAAGTTAAAGAAAATCTGGAGATGTTTTCGTTCATGCTGGAACACATCGAAGTGAATCAACACATCCTGGATGATGAGAAATACAAATTTCTTTATACCGTAGAATCGGTAAATAAACTGGTACAACAGGGAAAAAGTTTTCGCGAAGCCTATCAGATTGTCGGGAAAAAAGTTCTGGACGGCTCGTACATTCCGGATCGCGATATTCATCATACCCATGAAGGAAGTATCGGAAATTTGTGTAACAATGAAATCGTGAAAAAATTCAACCGGTTTTATTCTTTACCATAA
- a CDS encoding tetratricopeptide repeat protein — protein sequence MKKLVLSISMSLLFIAVGFAQKSNRTSAFMYKQKGQLVEAKEAIDKAVQNEKTKNDPKTWLYYGEIYYAIATSPLPQFQKLDSTAAIKAFHALQKAKKLDEQNKKHKIAKEADEYIKKLSNVFYAKGAEVFKKEDYHKAIEYFEYAYKVSQELGKFDTTAAYNIGITGVLGKEPKVAAEYLKKCVDVNFHDPKIFIYYNRALQQLGDTAGAEAAIKEGRKRFPQNLSLLLEQAQLYLERGDANKLIASLKKAIEKKPDNPSNANFNFLIGKSYDDMGKQDSAEIYYKKAIQVNPKFFEAYYNIGAIYVNKAAKIQKEANDLPLSENKKFEALEKEANANLKKAIPWLEKALALNPNDGPTIKGLKEAYARLKMNDKLKELMSKQKK from the coding sequence ATGAAAAAGTTAGTTTTATCTATTTCCATGAGCCTGCTTTTTATCGCGGTAGGCTTTGCACAAAAGAGTAACCGTACAAGTGCTTTCATGTACAAGCAAAAGGGCCAGCTTGTAGAAGCCAAAGAGGCCATTGACAAAGCGGTTCAAAATGAGAAAACAAAAAATGATCCTAAAACCTGGCTTTATTATGGTGAAATTTATTATGCCATTGCTACTTCACCTTTGCCGCAGTTCCAAAAACTGGATTCTACTGCAGCCATCAAAGCTTTTCATGCTTTGCAGAAAGCCAAAAAACTGGACGAACAAAACAAAAAACACAAAATTGCCAAAGAAGCAGACGAGTATATCAAAAAACTTTCCAATGTATTCTATGCTAAAGGAGCAGAGGTGTTTAAAAAAGAAGATTATCACAAAGCCATCGAGTACTTTGAATATGCTTATAAAGTTTCGCAAGAGTTGGGCAAATTTGATACCACCGCCGCTTATAACATCGGAATTACCGGCGTTTTGGGTAAAGAACCTAAAGTGGCAGCAGAGTATTTGAAAAAATGTGTGGATGTGAACTTTCACGATCCGAAAATTTTCATCTATTACAACCGCGCTCTGCAACAGTTGGGTGATACCGCAGGAGCCGAGGCCGCCATTAAAGAAGGTCGGAAACGTTTCCCGCAGAATCTGAGCCTTTTGCTGGAACAAGCCCAGTTGTATCTTGAAAGAGGAGATGCTAATAAACTGATTGCCAGCTTGAAAAAAGCTATTGAGAAAAAACCGGACAACCCCAGCAATGCCAACTTTAATTTCCTGATCGGAAAAAGTTATGACGATATGGGGAAACAGGACAGTGCCGAAATTTATTACAAAAAAGCCATCCAGGTTAATCCAAAATTCTTTGAAGCTTATTACAACATTGGAGCGATCTATGTAAACAAAGCGGCCAAAATTCAGAAAGAAGCCAACGATTTGCCGTTGAGCGAAAACAAAAAATTTGAAGCACTGGAAAAAGAAGCCAATGCTAATCTGAAAAAAGCCATTCCGTGGCTGGAAAAAGCTTTGGCTCTGAACCCGAATGACGGTCCGACCATTAAAGGACTGAAAGAAGCTTATGCTCGTTTGAAAATGAATGATAAGCTGAAAGAACTGATGTCAAAACAAAAGAAATAA